The following DNA comes from Cololabis saira isolate AMF1-May2022 chromosome 7, fColSai1.1, whole genome shotgun sequence.
GTCGTATGCCGTCTGACAGACGATGTGCCTTTTGAAATAAAGCCATCATTTAAAGAAAACATGTATTCCTTGGTGACAAAAGATACATTAGACAGGGAGACTGTCTCTCACTATGACATTTCAATAACAGCTACTGATTGTGGTGAACCCGCTCTTTCCTCATTCAAAAGTTTAAGTATCCAGATTTCAGATGTGAATGATAACATTCCTGAATTCTCACACAGTCTACTGGAATTATATCTAACGGAAAATAATGTTGCTGGAGCCTCTATATTTTCTTTGAGTGCATTTGATAAGGACATAAATAATAATGCTGTCGTGACATATCGTTTACTCAGAGGTGAGGGCAGACATACCGATATGACAGCTTTTCTGAATATACATGCTGACAATGGACAAGTGTCCGCTCTGAAAAGTTTCGACTTTGAAACTCTGAAAACCTTCCAGTTCCGAGTTGTTGCCACAGATTCTGGATCTCCGTCACTCAGCAGCAACGTCACAGTGAACGTGTTCATTCTGGACCAGAACGATAACACTCCAGTCATCCTGTATCCAGTCAGCTCCAACGGTTCTGCTGAAGGCGTGGAGGAGATTCCCCGCAACGTGAACGCAGGACACTTGGTGACTAAAGTCAGAGCCTATGACGCTGATATAGGATATAACGGCTGGTTGCTGTTTTCACTGCAGGAAGTTAAGGACCACAGTCTGTTTGGTTTGGACCGCTACACAGGACAGATCAGAACACTCCGCTCATTCACAGAGACAGACGAGGCTGAACATATACTGGTCATACTGGTCAAAGACAATGGGAACGTTTCTCTCTCAGCAACAGCTACTGTGATTGTCAAACTTGTTGAGCCCAAAGAAGCTTTTGCGGCTTCCGATGTTAAAAGTGCAACAAAAGATGATGAAGATAATTACGTGACTTTTTACCTGATGATCACTTTGGGATCAGTTTCAGTTCTTTTTGTCATCAGTATCATCGTGCTGATTGCAATGCAGTGCTCAAAATCCACAGACTATACTTCTAAATATCTACAAGAGACAAACTATGATGGGACACTGTGTCACAGCATCCAGTACAGATCTGGAGACAAACGATACATGTTAGTTGGACCCCGAATGAGTGTTGGATCTACTATAGTTCCTGGCAGTCATGCAAACACACTTGTTGTATCCGACAGGGGAAGGATGTCTGAACAGGTAAGATTTTAACACCTTTCGAACATTAGAAAAAGTAGGTTTTTTTTCGTGTCgtttattgaacattttcagTCGCTTTTTTGTCGTTTTTGTTGTCTAATCATAGTGGTTTTGcttgaaaattaaaaacaactgTATTTTGAAATATTGTTTATTGTGTGTTTATAGGCTTATGTATTTGATCCTTGCTTTCTGTTGCCACCTTTTCTCTCCTTTGCACCGCGTATATGCACCAGAGATGAATAAGCTTTTTACCTAGCTTAACTGTGACAACCGTCTTGGCAATAACAGAGATAAAATGATACTTTAAAAATGACTGTTTTTATCAAAATGAAATAAGTGAGTTCTTTACTGCTGTTATGAATGGGAACGTTTTTGTGTGAAAGCACTCTTatttgctgtccatggtgctgaaaaacatcaaaatgattaaatgtaaatacaaaaaaaacaattgatCACTATGATAGAACTAAGCCTTCTGGAAAtatagagagagaaagagagagagagagaaaaacactcAACAATTTCAAAATTCTGTTCATCGTCAAAGGGCCGTTTTACATTGTTTCTGTCAGTATACCAAGACGTTCAAAGCACATTGTGTTTCTAATTTCTATCCTCTGGGTGTCACTATTAAATCGACAAAGCCTTTAGGTATCTTGTCCCTCCCATCACATCTCTTTCTTTGTCACTGTAGCAGAGGAAAGCGATTGAATCAAAATCATCATGCGATAGAATTATGCTGTTCCCTGTTTAATGTTCGAGGCATACTGGAATACCCAATGCTATATGCTCTTGGAAGTATAACTGTCGTTAGAAAATGATGGACAAATATAGAAAGAGACAAAAACGGGACCTTTCCTCGTTTCCGTTTTATTTGGCTCTGCTTCTTCTCTCTGGACACGACGCGTCGGCTCAGATAAGGTACTCTATTCCAGAGGAGGTGAAAGACGGCAGTCTTGTTGGACATGTTGCCAAGGATCTTGGGCTTGATATCAAATCTTTGTCCAGTCGTGGATTCCGTGTTGTATCTGGAACAAAGGATCCTATTTTTGAAGTAAAACAGAATGACGGCGCATTGTACGTTAACAATCGTATTGACAGAGAGGAGCTCTGTCAAGGAAGCGGTGCTTGCCTGATGGAATTAAAAATACTAGTAGAAAACCCTTTGGAAATACACTATGTAATTGTAGAAATTACTGATGTAAATGATCATCCTCCCAGTTTCCCCGAAAGAGAGCAGACATTTGAAATTGCAGAGCAAACATTGCCAGGAAAGCGATTTCAGTTGCACACTGCTCGAGATCCCGATGCTGGAATTAATTCTATTCGTTCATATACTTTAACATCAAACGATTACTTTGAAATTAATATCCGACAAGGTGATGTGGGAAAGATACCATTTTTAGTCCTGAAGAAGTCCTTagacagggagaaaaaaaaccaccacACTTTACAGGTAATAGCAGTTGACGGAGGAAAACCTCCAAGATCAGACACTCTGAATGTGTCCATTGTTGTTCTTGACAGCAATGATAACCGACCCATATTTGGACAAGATGTTTACCAATTGTCCATAAAAGAAAACATTCTTGTCGGTACTTCGGTGTTTCAAATGAATGCAACTGATCTCGATGAAGGTGCCAATGGAGAGGTAGAGTACAGTCTTGGAAAAACATTGTCACGTAAAGTGTATGATATTTTTGAACTGAATAAATTATCTGGAGATATTATTGTAAAAGGCATAGTGGACTACGAAGAAAATGATATATATGAGCTGGACATTGAAGCATCAGATAAATCAACTTCTCCATTAACGGGTGAGTGTCGGGTAGTTATTAAAATTATAGACGTCAACGATAATCCACCAGAAATAGAAATCACATCGCTGTCAAATACAGTGTCTGAAGACTCAAGACCAGGAACAGTTGTTTCCCTACTTAGTTTAGTGGATAAAGACGCGGGTGTGAATGGAAAAATAATTCCAAGCATAATCAGTGAGGGACCGTTTGAATTAAAATCCTCATTTAagcaaaatatatattctgtTGTTACAAAAGAAAATTTGGATCGAGAAAAAGTATCACATTATGAAATAACAATAAAGGCCAGTGATTGCGGTGATCCTCCTTTATCTGCACATAAAATACTAACCATTGAAATATCAGATGTAAATGACAACAGTCCACACTTCTCACAAAACCCATTAGACATTTATTTAACAGAAAATAATGTAGCCGGAGGGTCGATACTCTCGATAAGCGCGACGGACAAAGATTTAAATGAAAATGCAGCTATTTCATATCATATTGTGAGAGAAGGAAGTAGGACGGATATACTGTCTTTCCTAAATATTAATTCtgataatggacaaatatcagCGCTGAAAAGTTTCGACTTTGAAACTCTGAAAACTTTCCAATTCCAAGTTGTTGCCACAGATTCTGGATCTCCGTCACTCAGCAGCAACGTCACAGTGAACGTGTTCATTCTGGACCAGAACGATAACGCTCCAGTCATCCTGTATCCAGTCAGCTCCAACGGTTCTGCTGAAGGTGTGGAGGAGATTCCCCGCAACGTGAACGCAGGACACTTGGTGACTAAAGTCAGAGCCTATGACGCTGATATAGGATATAACGGCTGGTTGCTGTTTTCACTGCAGGAAGTTAAGGACCACAGTCTGTTTGGTTTGGACCGCTACACAGGACAGATCAGAACACTCCGCTCATTCACAGAGACAGACGAGGCTGAACAGAAACTGGTCATACTGGTCAAAGACAATGGGAACGTTTCTCTCTCAGCAACAGCTACTGTGATTGTCAAACTTGTGGAGCCTAAAGAAGCTTTTGCAGCTTCTGACGTTAAAAGTCCAGCAAAAGATGATGGGGATAATAACGTGACTTTTTACCTGATGATCACTTTGGGTTCAGTTTCAGTTCTTTTTCTCATCAGTATCATCGTGCTGATTGCAATGCAGTGCTCAAAATCCACAGACTATACTTCTAAATATCTTCAAGAGGCTAACTATGATGGAACACTGTGTCACAGCATCCAGTACAGATCTGGAGACAAACGATACATGTTAGTTGGACCCAGAATGAGTATTGGATCTACTATAGTTCCCGGCAGTCACGCGAATACTCTTGTGTTACCTGACAGGAGAAGTCAAGCTGTCGAGGTAAGAGTTAACAAAGttctatttaaaaatg
Coding sequences within:
- the LOC133446991 gene encoding protocadherin alpha-8-like isoform X24, with translation MMDKYRKRQKRDLSSFPFYLALLLLSGHDASAQIRYSIPEEVKDGSLVGHVAKDLGLDIKSLSSRGFRVVSGTKDPIFEVKQNDGALYVNNRIDREELCQGSGACLMELKILVENPLEIHYVIVEITDVNDHPPSFPEREQTFEIAEQTLPGKRFQLHTARDPDAGINSIRSYTLTSNDYFEINIRQGDVGKIPFLVLKKSLDREKKNHHTLQVIAVDGGKPPRSDTLNVSIVVLDSNDNRPIFGQDVYQLSIKENILVGTSVFQMNATDLDEGANGEVEYSLGKTLSRKVYDIFELNKLSGDIIVKGIVDYEENDIYELDIEASDKSTSPLTGECRVVIKIIDVNDNPPEIEITSLSNTVSEDSRPGTVVSLLSLVDKDAGVNGKIIPSIISEGPFELKSSFKQNIYSVVTKENLDREKVSHYEITIKASDCGDPPLSAHKILTIEISDVNDNSPHFSQNPLDIYLTENNVAGGSILSISATDKDLNENAAISYHIVREGSRTDILSFLNINSDNGQISALKSFDFETLKTFQFQVVATDSGSPSLSSNVTVNVFILDQNDNAPVILYPVSSNGSAEGVEEIPRNVNAGHLVTKVRAYDADIGYNGWLLFSLQEVKDHSLFGLDRYTGQIRTLRSFTETDEAEQKLVILVKDNGNVSLSATATVIVKLVEPKEAFAASDVKSPAKDDGDNNVTFYLMITLGSVSVLFLISIIVLIAMQCSKSTDYTSKYLQEANYDGTLCHSIQYRSGDKRYMLVGPRMSIGSTIVPGSHANTLVLPDRRSQAVEPKAPNSDWRYSASLRAGGVMQSSVHMEESSVMQGAQGVLVQNWPTASSAADGEGGEVSPPMGAGVDSNSWHFRYGPGGPGGPPQHLKPGEVPPEAFIIPGSPAIISIRQNQGGEDDKSDFITFGKKEEAKKKKKKKKEKKDKKDKGKDDGDE